A stretch of the Glutamicibacter sp. JL.03c genome encodes the following:
- the ppgK gene encoding polyphosphate--glucose phosphotransferase: MATSAASASKSQFAAIGLDMGGSSIKYALVGTDGQLVESTLDKATTPEGAHPDAVAEVMAQIIRDLQEATGEDLAGIPAGVTVPGIVIDGVVHSAANIDKAWIGLDATAMLSKVLEREVHLLNDADAAGVAEVYAGAGSKNGVPLKGSTLLLTLGTGIGSAFFRDGVLFPNVEFGHLEIDGFDAESKAAARVMREEDLSWDEYIARLQRYLSHVEFLCSPDLIVIGGAISEDHEHFLPKLDLRAKLVPAEFNNAAGVLGAAQRAMHPGN; encoded by the coding sequence ATGGCAACATCTGCCGCATCGGCATCCAAGTCGCAGTTCGCTGCCATCGGCCTTGACATGGGCGGATCTTCGATCAAGTACGCTCTGGTCGGAACCGACGGACAGCTTGTCGAAAGCACCCTGGACAAGGCGACCACTCCAGAAGGCGCTCATCCCGACGCCGTCGCCGAAGTCATGGCACAAATTATCCGCGATCTCCAGGAAGCCACCGGTGAAGACCTCGCCGGCATCCCGGCCGGCGTGACCGTGCCAGGCATCGTCATTGACGGCGTCGTGCATTCGGCTGCCAACATCGACAAGGCCTGGATCGGCCTGGATGCCACCGCCATGCTCAGCAAGGTGCTGGAGCGCGAAGTCCACCTGCTGAACGACGCTGACGCCGCCGGCGTTGCAGAGGTCTACGCGGGCGCCGGCTCCAAGAACGGCGTGCCGCTGAAGGGCAGCACCTTGCTGCTGACCCTGGGCACCGGCATCGGCTCCGCATTCTTCCGCGATGGCGTGCTGTTCCCGAACGTCGAATTCGGCCATCTGGAAATCGACGGCTTCGACGCAGAGAGCAAGGCCGCCGCGCGCGTCATGCGCGAAGAAGACTTGAGCTGGGACGAATACATCGCCCGCTTGCAGCGCTACCTCTCGCACGTGGAATTCCTGTGCAGCCCTGACTTGATTGTCATCGGCGGCGCAATCTCCGAGGACCACGAGCACTTCTTGCCTAAGCTGGACTTGCGGGCAAAACTCGTTCCCGCAGAATTCAACAACGCCGCCGGGGTGTTGGGCGCCGCACAGCGTGCCATGCATCCGGGCAATTAG
- the mmsB gene encoding 3-hydroxyisobutyrate dehydrogenase encodes MSSYAWIGLGNMGGPMTANLVAAGHAVRGFDLNEQACAAAAEGGVQIAGSIAEAMDSVDAVFTMLPKGQHVRSVYEGEAGIWAHATERMLLIDSSTVDIETSRYIHEGSAQRGLDFVDAPVSGGISGAAAGTLAFMLGGEAKLMERATGYIAPMSGRTIVAGAASMGIAAKICNNMMLFIDLMASAEGSQLAEKLGLDPKVFWEIASVSSGRSWAQQTWYPVPDIIDTAAANKNFEATFRTDLARKDVGLALDAGQSTGVRLPAATLAKEHFDELIAQGLGDRDCSLIVKNLLPDEKVHGWDPEQAG; translated from the coding sequence ATGAGCAGCTACGCATGGATCGGCTTGGGCAATATGGGCGGGCCAATGACCGCCAACCTGGTCGCGGCAGGGCACGCCGTCAGGGGCTTCGACCTCAACGAGCAGGCCTGCGCCGCAGCGGCCGAAGGCGGCGTGCAGATCGCAGGGTCCATCGCCGAAGCCATGGACTCGGTGGATGCCGTCTTCACCATGCTTCCCAAGGGCCAGCACGTGCGCTCGGTCTACGAAGGGGAGGCCGGGATCTGGGCCCATGCCACCGAACGGATGCTGCTGATCGATTCTTCCACGGTGGACATCGAAACCTCTCGCTATATCCATGAAGGATCCGCGCAACGCGGGCTGGACTTCGTGGACGCCCCGGTATCCGGCGGGATCTCCGGAGCGGCCGCCGGCACCCTGGCTTTCATGCTCGGCGGAGAAGCGAAGCTCATGGAGCGCGCCACCGGGTACATCGCCCCGATGAGCGGACGGACCATTGTCGCCGGGGCCGCCAGCATGGGCATTGCCGCGAAGATCTGCAACAACATGATGCTCTTCATCGATCTGATGGCCAGCGCCGAAGGATCGCAGCTGGCCGAAAAGCTCGGACTGGATCCCAAGGTGTTCTGGGAGATCGCCTCGGTCTCCTCCGGGCGCTCCTGGGCGCAGCAGACCTGGTACCCGGTCCCGGATATCATCGACACCGCCGCAGCCAACAAGAACTTCGAAGCCACCTTCCGCACGGACCTGGCGCGCAAGGACGTGGGATTGGCGCTGGACGCCGGCCAGAGCACCGGGGTGCGGCTGCCGGCGGCGACCCTGGCCAAGGAGCACTTCGACGAACTGATCGCGCAGGGACTGGGGGACAGGGACTGCTCGCTGATCGTCAAGAACCTGCTGCCCGATGAAAAGGTCCACGGCTGGGACCCCGAGCAGGCAGGCTAG
- a CDS encoding LysR family transcriptional regulator, with the protein MDRPIDYRHLESLIALLTVARLGRYTAAAAVLGVNHSTISRRIDALQKAMGGHLLTHTPNGWELTDLGRRAMASAEAIEQAVAAISTEDDSPTLSGHVRLAAPDAFSAHLAAPALAKLQAKHPQLVFEIVSETTRARQTRTGMDLEIVIGQPNVRKAASTKLMDYELRLYATAEYLEAHGTPQQLSDLAGHRLNYYIDTALTVDKLDEATSHLPPMHRAISSTSIAVQYAATMNHAGLGLLPVFLSKHYPNLIPVLHEQFSYLSEYWLVGREEALRSKAVQATVRALNDAAAHGDWFILPVADQAPS; encoded by the coding sequence ATGGACCGCCCGATCGATTACCGCCACCTCGAATCCCTGATCGCCCTGCTCACCGTCGCCCGCCTGGGCCGGTATACCGCGGCGGCAGCGGTCCTCGGGGTGAACCATTCGACGATCTCCCGGCGCATTGATGCACTGCAAAAGGCGATGGGCGGCCACCTGCTCACCCACACCCCCAATGGCTGGGAGCTGACCGACCTGGGCCGCCGGGCCATGGCCAGCGCGGAAGCCATCGAACAGGCCGTGGCCGCGATCAGCACCGAAGACGACTCGCCAACGCTGTCCGGGCACGTGCGGCTGGCCGCTCCCGATGCTTTCAGCGCGCATTTGGCGGCGCCGGCCCTGGCGAAGTTGCAGGCCAAGCACCCGCAGCTGGTGTTCGAAATCGTCTCGGAAACCACCCGCGCCCGGCAGACCCGCACCGGCATGGATCTGGAAATCGTCATCGGGCAGCCCAATGTGCGCAAGGCGGCGTCCACCAAGCTCATGGACTACGAACTGCGCCTATATGCCACAGCCGAGTATCTTGAAGCCCACGGCACCCCGCAGCAGCTCTCGGATCTGGCCGGGCACAGATTGAATTACTACATCGACACGGCGCTGACCGTGGACAAGCTCGATGAGGCGACCAGCCACCTGCCGCCGATGCACCGCGCGATTTCCTCCACCAGCATTGCGGTGCAGTACGCGGCAACGATGAATCATGCCGGGCTCGGGCTGCTGCCGGTCTTCCTCTCCAAGCACTATCCGAATCTGATACCGGTCCTGCACGAACAGTTCAGCTATCTTTCCGAATACTGGCTCGTGGGCCGCGAGGAAGCGCTGCGCAGCAAGGCGGTCCAGGCCACGGTGCGGGCGCTGAATGATGCGGCGGCCCATGGCGACTGGTTCATTCTTCCCGTTGCCGACCAGGCTCCCAGCTGA
- a CDS encoding ROK family transcriptional regulator — MTDSTAGPRALATLTDIRVFDYLCAAPATRTQISADLGISKPTASQAISRLQENGLATAIDRPVETKRGRTPERYALRSEFGHLLALCLQAESLQVRATDLSGAIVVDRLYPLTPHSSAAEVEKMAATEIARVRKQLGSPLLAAAVSQAAPVLREEAERVVPTVIFPASGANLAGLFAADIPVVLDNDVNWMAVAEAGDTDGSLMMLYIGAGLGAGLVIDGKLHRGRHGTAGELETQLLGDQNLREILGEVGMFQTRILWERLADQRTWPVFLKPLSQVLANLVGFVDPQQLVVTGPAVTAPLCEALAGEVNERLLVPVTVRPSTLGAQSAAHGAIAGAREIALSNLWENYRER, encoded by the coding sequence GTGACTGATTCGACCGCTGGCCCACGGGCACTGGCAACTCTGACCGATATCCGGGTGTTCGACTACCTGTGCGCCGCCCCGGCCACACGCACCCAGATTTCTGCGGACCTGGGGATTTCCAAGCCCACCGCATCCCAGGCGATTTCCCGCCTGCAGGAGAATGGGTTGGCCACCGCCATCGACCGTCCGGTCGAAACCAAGCGCGGCCGGACCCCGGAACGCTATGCGCTGCGCAGCGAGTTCGGGCACCTGCTGGCTCTCTGCCTGCAGGCCGAGTCCCTTCAGGTCAGGGCCACTGATCTTTCCGGTGCCATTGTGGTGGACCGGCTTTACCCGTTGACCCCGCACAGCAGCGCCGCCGAAGTGGAGAAGATGGCGGCCACCGAAATCGCCCGGGTGCGCAAGCAATTGGGTTCCCCGCTGCTGGCGGCCGCGGTCAGCCAGGCGGCTCCGGTGCTGCGCGAAGAGGCTGAACGCGTGGTGCCCACCGTGATTTTCCCGGCCTCAGGGGCCAACCTCGCCGGGCTTTTTGCCGCTGATATCCCCGTGGTGCTGGATAACGACGTGAACTGGATGGCCGTGGCCGAAGCCGGCGATACCGACGGCTCGTTGATGATGTTGTACATCGGCGCCGGCCTGGGTGCCGGTTTGGTGATTGATGGAAAGCTGCACCGCGGACGCCACGGCACCGCCGGCGAGCTGGAGACCCAGCTGCTCGGGGATCAGAACCTGCGCGAGATTCTCGGCGAGGTCGGCATGTTCCAGACCCGCATCCTGTGGGAGCGCCTGGCCGATCAGCGGACCTGGCCGGTATTCTTGAAGCCGCTGAGCCAGGTGCTGGCCAATCTGGTCGGCTTCGTGGACCCCCAGCAGCTGGTGGTCACCGGTCCCGCGGTGACCGCTCCGTTGTGCGAAGCGCTGGCTGGCGAGGTCAATGAGCGCTTGCTGGTTCCGGTCACGGTGCGCCCGTCAACCCTGGGCGCCCAGTCTGCCGCCCATGGCGCGATTGCCGGTGCCCGAGAGATCGCCTTATCTAATCTTTGGGAAAACTACCGCGAACGTTGA
- a CDS encoding alcohol dehydrogenase catalytic domain-containing protein translates to MLIQAAVLEQRENQRPYAEHRPLALRAVQLDGPGPGEVLVRINAAGLCHSDLSVIDGNRPRPVPMVLGHESAGIIEQAGEGVDLAVGQQVISVFLPRCGHCSACATGGKLPCIAGTEANTAGTLLTGARRLSMDGSPVHHHLGVSAFADHAVMDARSLVPVGRDVPPEVAAVLGCAVLTGGGALRNAAHAGGVEDVAIVGLGGVGMAALLVAVGQRTTGKILAIDANEDKLATALELGADEACTPQDLAGRGAQIVIEAAGHPRAFETALSATGVGGTLVTVGLPAPGAMSSIEPLALTAGARTIIGSYMGSALPAKDIPYYEELWRSGRLPVEKLVRTRPMAQINEALDELAEGRSVRQVLLP, encoded by the coding sequence ATGCTGATTCAGGCTGCCGTCCTCGAACAGCGGGAGAACCAGCGACCCTATGCCGAGCACCGGCCACTGGCCCTGCGTGCAGTGCAGCTTGATGGCCCCGGGCCCGGCGAGGTGCTGGTGCGGATCAACGCTGCCGGGCTGTGCCACTCTGATCTGTCGGTGATCGACGGGAACCGGCCGCGGCCGGTGCCGATGGTGCTCGGCCACGAATCGGCCGGCATCATCGAACAGGCCGGTGAGGGAGTGGATCTTGCCGTGGGGCAACAGGTCATCTCGGTGTTCCTGCCACGCTGCGGGCACTGCTCCGCCTGCGCCACCGGCGGCAAGCTGCCCTGCATCGCAGGCACCGAAGCCAATACCGCCGGAACACTGCTCACCGGCGCTCGCCGGTTGTCGATGGACGGTTCGCCGGTCCACCACCATCTGGGCGTATCGGCCTTCGCTGATCATGCGGTCATGGATGCGCGCAGCCTGGTTCCCGTCGGGCGGGACGTGCCGCCGGAAGTCGCCGCGGTGCTCGGCTGCGCGGTGCTCACCGGCGGCGGGGCGCTGCGCAATGCGGCCCACGCCGGCGGAGTCGAGGACGTGGCCATTGTAGGTCTGGGCGGGGTCGGCATGGCTGCCCTGCTGGTCGCCGTCGGGCAACGCACCACCGGCAAGATCCTGGCCATCGATGCCAATGAGGACAAACTGGCCACAGCGCTGGAGCTGGGCGCCGACGAGGCCTGCACGCCCCAGGATCTCGCCGGCCGCGGCGCGCAGATCGTCATTGAAGCGGCCGGGCACCCGCGCGCCTTCGAAACCGCGTTGTCGGCCACCGGGGTGGGCGGGACGCTGGTGACCGTCGGGCTGCCAGCGCCGGGGGCGATGAGCAGCATCGAGCCGCTGGCGCTGACCGCCGGGGCGCGCACCATTATCGGCAGCTATATGGGATCGGCCCTGCCAGCCAAGGACATTCCCTACTACGAGGAACTCTGGCGGTCCGGAAGGCTGCCGGTCGAGAAGCTGGTGCGCACCCGGCCGATGGCGCAGATCAATGAGGCGCTGGATGAACTGGCCGAAGGGCGCTCGGTGCGCCAAGTCCTGCTGCCGTGA